In Lytechinus variegatus isolate NC3 chromosome 18, Lvar_3.0, whole genome shotgun sequence, a single genomic region encodes these proteins:
- the LOC121431759 gene encoding lysoplasmalogenase-like protein TMEM86A: MARLDTVRVRLAPFFVFAVAYVVASPPPSIIAILLKCLPIACLCGFVITDTLSPVRHSNLSYRYNIVIIAGLVLSGIGDAALVYVDDHDLFVIGLLFFALAHLSYIIAFGWRPVSVKTLFICFTLMCIGYSTVYQGLVKHNLASLGGLYSVLLMLMGWRALAGARLTDNRWRLTKMAAPVGAIFFCISDFVLAMNRFYTPIPSSQVLVMSTYYAGQLGIALSVLDRDFQT; this comes from the exons ATG GCGAGATTGGATACTGTCCGTGTCAGACTTGCTCCATTTTTCGTCTTCGCCGTCGCGTATGTCGTCGCTTCCCCGCCGCCGTCGATAATCGCCATCCTTCTTAAATGCCTGCCTATAGCCTGCCTCTGTGGGTTTGTAATCACCGACACCCTGAGCCCCGTCCGACATAGCAACTTAAGCTACAGATATAATATCGTCATCATCGCCGGACTCGTGCTCTCAGGCATCGGCGATGCAGCTTTGGTTTACGTCGACGACCACGATTTATTTGTCATCGGGCTCCTGTTCTTCGCTCTGGCCCATCTTTCCTACATCATAGCCTTCGGATGGAGACCTGTCAGCGTCAAGACCCTCTTCATATGCTTCACCTTAATGTGCATAGGATACAGCACGGTCTATCAAGGACTTGTCAAGCATAATCTGGCGTCCCTCGGGGGTCTATACTCGGTCCTATTGATGCTCATGGGATGGAGAGCACTTGCAGGAGCTCGGTTAACCGACAACCGTTGGAGGTTGACTAAAATGGCAGCACCTGTTGGAGCTATCTTCTTCTGCATATCCGATTTTGTTCTCGCAATGAACCGATTCTACACGCCAATTCCCTCTTCCCAGGTGCTGGTTATGTCAACATACTACGCAGGACAGTTAGGCATTGCTTTGTCAGTTCTTGATCGAGATTTTCAGACGTAA
- the LOC121432260 gene encoding uncharacterized protein LOC121432260, whose protein sequence is MGTVFGRMKRTMLPKKMFIFAVKIIFLVSSWSSVEGSVNEPPIQNPLQRGDQGTCPNHFAQFFHQISQRTRWAASQDDSADIDHPAWPSSPFQLFELSELLKGLNGSAEEQPQPDPTPSPKFKCGSNYNDIQNGSRGVIMVNSSELVHLISRRPNVSAIVNSSIEASSNSTNNSSKHSESVCVVVMFFATSCRFSAATAPHYNAFGRAMSGLDVLAFDINQANGVNSRYGIVAVPSIILFHNGKLAARFNESQRTLESMMNFVHNLTGLPVNNSVQVSEEDQEGPVPTTAVIGPDYFLWFSNTFLFLCGLGLLQQKVGAAVRAKITAIQDYIIQVWRTGEFYEQVGIADNDQEPMNNDAAEIR, encoded by the exons ATGGGCACTGTTTTTGGCCGGATGAAACGAACTATGTTACCaaagaaaatgtttatttttgctgtgaaaatcatatttcttgttAGTTCATGGAGTAGTGTAGAAG GCAGTGTAAATGAACCACCAATACAAAACCCATTGCAGAGAGGTGACCAAGGCACATGTCCAAaccattttgcccaatttttcCATCAAATCTCGCAAAGGACTCGTTGGGCCGCATCCCAGGATGACTCTGCTGATATTGACCATCCAGCCTGGCCTTCTTCACCATTCCAACTGTTTGAATTGAGTGAATTATTAAAAGGGCTGAATGGATCCGCAGAAGAGCAGCCTCAGCCAGATCCAACACCATCTCCTAAATTCAAGTGTGGCAGCAACTACAACGACATCCAGAATGGCAGTCGTGGTGTCATCATGGTCAACAGCTCTGAACTTGTGCATCTCATATCACGGCGACCCAATGTGAGTGCAATCGTGAACTCGTCCATCGAAGCAAGTTCAAACTCGACAAACAACTCAAGCAAGCATTCAGAGAGTGTTTGTGTGGTAGTGATGTTCTTTGCCACATCCTGCCGATTTTCAGCAGCCACAGCTCCTCATTATAATGCCTTTGGGAGAGCGATGAGTGGGTTAGACGTCCtggcatttgatatcaatcaAGCAAATGG GGTAAATTCAAGGTATGGGATAGTAGCGGTCCCAAGCATCATATTGTTCCACAATGGCAAGCTAGCGGCAAGGTTTAATGAGAGCCAAAGAACACTTGAGAGCATGATGAACTTTGTACACAACTTGACCG gtCTACCAGTGAACAACTCCGTACAAGTCTCAGAAGAAGACCAAGAAGGACCTGTTCCTACCACAGCAGTTATAGGTCCAGATTACTTCCTCTGGTTCTCAAACACATTCTTGTTCCTGTGTGGACTGGGCTTGTTACAACAGAAAGTTGGAGCGGCGGTCAGAGCTAAGATCACTGCAATTCAGGATTACATCATTCAGGTCTGGAGGACGGGTGAGTTCTACGAGCAGGTGGGTATAGCAGACAACGACCAAGAGCCAATGAACAATGATGCTGCTGAGATTAGGTGA
- the LOC121432261 gene encoding elongation of very long chain fatty acids protein 6-like: MSSLGIEPVDASTRLNANHTTVFAFEKSFNYKDQITWFENNWTLSFTSCAVYIVVIFGLQAWMQNRPRYNLQYALTAWSFMLAIFSWICAVRLVTDCFFFVRTYGWKASMCDPVFYKGVSGFWCWLFVLSKLPELGDTVFIVLRKQRLIFLHWYHHITVLLYSWYSYAHYIAPGRYFILINSCVHAIMYSYYTVRAAKLMRIPSWVNISITTIQILQMVVGCYVNIYAYRMIKKGESCSTTHDNIKYASLMYLSYFMLFAHFFYNTYINKTLSKKSHKE; this comes from the coding sequence ATGTCATCTCTGGGGATAGAGCCGGTGGATGCTTCTACCCGGCTGAATGCGAACCACACCACCGTTTTCGCGTTCGAGAAGAGTTTCAACTACAAGGATCAAATAACCTGGTTTGAAAACAACTGGACCTTGTCTTTCACGTCTTGTGCAGTGTACATCGTGGTTATCTTTGGCCTTCAGGCATGGATGCAGAACCGACCCAGGTACAACCTCCAGTATGCTCTAACTGCCTGGTCCTTCATGTTGGCCATCTTCAGTTGGATCTGCGCTGTTCGTCTTGTCACCGACTGCTTCTTCTTCGTCAGGACATACGGGTGGAAGGCCTCTATGTGTGATCCTGTCTTCTACAAAGGCGTAAGCGGATTCTGGTGCTGGCTGTTTGTCCTGAGCAAGCTTCCGGAACTTGGAGACACCGTGTTCATTGTGCTCCGCAAGCAACGGCTCATCTTCCTCCACTGGTATCACCACATCACTGTCCTCCTTTACTCCTGGTACAGCTACGCTCACTACATTGCTCCTGGTCGCTACTTTATCCTCATCAATTCCTGTGTCCACGCCATCATGTACAGCTACTACACCGTTCGTGCAGCCAAGCTTATGCGTATTCCAAGTTGGGTTAACATCTCCATCACGACCATCCAGATTCTACAAATGGTTGTCGGTTGCTATGTCAACATATATGCTTACAGGATGATCAAGAAGGGGGAGTCGTGTTCCACCACCCatgataatataaaatatgCCTCCCTAATGTACCTCAGTTATTTCATGCTCTTCGCACATTTCTTCTACAATACCTATATCAATAAGACATTATCAAAGAAATCTCATAAAGAATGA